Proteins encoded within one genomic window of Glycine soja cultivar W05 chromosome 1, ASM419377v2, whole genome shotgun sequence:
- the LOC114414271 gene encoding lysine-rich arabinogalactan protein 19-like, with protein MAAVFWALALVSLCGQLPSNAQAPATAPANSPPTTPAATSPSSGTPLAVTLPPTVVASPPTTSTPPTTSQPPAIVAPKPAPVTPPAPKVAPASSPKAPPPQTPQPQPPKVSPVVTPTSPPPIPPPPVSTPPPLPPPKIAPTPAKTPPAPAPAKATPAPAPAPTKPAPTPAPVPPPPTLAPTPVVEVPAPAPSSHKHRRHRHRHRRHQAPAPAPTIVRKSPPAPPDSTAESDTTPAPSPSLNLNAASSNHQQGRNIWATAALAIAVLLAVTGYSC; from the exons ATGGCTGCAGTGTTCTGGGCTTTGGCTTTGGTAAGCCTCTGTGGCCAGCTACCTTCCAATGCCCAAGCACCTGCAACTGCGCCGGCAAACTCACCACCTACAACCCCAGCTGCAACATCACCATCTTCCGGCACGCCACTGGCGGTAACACTACCACCAACAGTGGTGGCATCCCCTCCCACCACAAGTACACCACCAACTACATCCCAGCCACCTGCAATTGTAGCTCCCAAACCCGCACCTGTGACACCACCAGCTCCAAAAGTTGCACCTGCTTCAAGCCCAAAAGCCCCACCACCCCAAactccacaaccacaaccaccaAAAGTATCACCAGTTGTAACTCCCACATCGCCACCCCCGATACCTCCACCACCCGTTTCTACGCCACCGCCATTGCCACCACCAAAGATAGCTCCAACACCAGCCAAAACACCCCCTGCACCTGCACCAGCAAAGGCAACACCAGCACCCGCTCCTGCACCTACAAAGCCAGCACCAACTCCAGCTCCTGTTCCTCCACCACCAACATTGGCACCAACGCCGGTAGTAGAGGTACCAGCACCGGCGCCATCGTCACATAAGCATAGAAGGCACAGGCACAGGCACAGGAGGCATCAGGCACCAGCTCCAGCACCAACAATTGTTCGCAAAAGTCCCCCGGCACCACCTGATTCCACAGCAGAATCAGACACAACACCAGCACCATCACCAAGTCTGAATTTG AATGCTGCATCGTCAAACCACCAGCAAGGGAGAAATATATGGGCAACAGCTGCACTTGCTATTGCTGTTTTGCTAGCCGTCACCGGCTACAGCTGCTAG
- the LOC114414261 gene encoding tRNA(adenine(34)) deaminase, chloroplastic-like, translated as MSNAYVSSTIYAVRCKEPFSLSFNGYSNFCYERFDRTASYCLSCCGCCDFCSVSTYRVPIKPCLINGLRQSALLQLSASRRLILGGGDHYLPRLPAYGVLRGCQELNSSVNERTVYNNSRWRIKGRCICATSPKGREFSHSFGSDDAEAVLSLLSEEADKDAIGSKCKNASSSKRVEVEKKRKNLSRERHFSSSEKVETEKNGNLKRHESSTIDLRREYGKANKEREAFAKSENHRKRRDASSCSSYYSLSSGDFGSELEVQDEIGLEESSLEYEKDEANHLEEQVKEEFNRQGDDSKKLQAVSNKRRIAFGVDIDWNLRNKSEKKLTEGTLQNTESTREQQDMHSREFRTLESGHKKSSISQKRVNIEDDKSSCVVNLDKKTNKAYIQTESGCDEVETILLSQKEFSGREGKLEISETILNETTDKHKKFVSSTSTTGKQTLTSKKVFSGREGNLAISETLLQETNDKHKKIVGSTSTTGKNVIDRSSQKYTGNLKIEDTERTSNTRMKDMEVKKDSVLSSVQGVEEQQYQKGEKIIKVKDKERRKKSEQFSEVSEAHKINVEDTSSIKSRTRLMNMEEKSNISSDARVTWLQTDKRTTQSFQHRKGSELVSTLSEGYASDEKQVSSSQKAYEKVRLIPKSKSTSVVRTRESSSQTDERIANFELARDDQRSSNLSISDETTSREESSSQGSLNLISGAGKHIILASGEKRRPATMLIPSSSEIGGDSAHVELTAGIASPEIFLGTSESGSSALYDNSGRRSALHPDAIDSADRLEKSSRQFVDEFAERIRHEVTTSEAQEMEVTGTKLNLEVGGDQIYSSRQQGTQNGAQSKEHDSSRSSGFPGTKGPSDEMWDVTEPSAEQVLVAKETEISKETGKAVVTRTGRSLWGMIADIVRLRWGSRAGSSTSAERNSPNKSDSDTWFSGQEHEETTKTNVIKETSVPPQAMTFDKLKPGKHYTQSEGEVSDNTKLKDKGKNVEVGLSSPNTLESGSMLVGVSYTSGEENASWTEDKKNLKVNTSGTQNMELPISVPARGPSIVGEIISIGGSDMSGAESVVPIKESVAPGQSELSGSERKDGELKQRKFQRNRQVLRDRFDDWEEAYQRELEQRRVDEMFMKEALLEAKKAADTWEVPVGAVLVQHGKIIARGCNLVEELRDSTAHAEMICIREASNLLRSWRLSDTTLYVTLEPCPMCAGAILQARVDTVVWGAPNKLLGADGSWIRIFPDGGENVSEQRDIPPAPVHPFHPNMKIRRGVLATECADAMQQFFQLRRKKKKEEPSNDPSCLPVTHHPSKLLNKIHDVFHIMFCL; from the exons ATGAGCAACGCATATGTTAGCTCAACAATATATGCTGTTAGGTGTAAAGAACCATTCTCATTATCTTTCAATGGCTACTCAAACTTCTGTTACGAAAGATTTGACAGAACCGCATCATACTGTTTGTCATGCTGTGGTTGTTGTGATTTCTGTTCAGTCTCCACTTACAGAGTACCCATAAAACCTTGTCTTATAAATGGGTTGAGGCAATCTGCTCTTCTTCAATTGTCGGCATCTAGAAGGTTGATATTGGGTGGTGGAGACCATTACCTTCCCCGGCTACCAGCTTATGGTGTCCTCAGAGGTTGTCAGGAGCTTAATTCTTCTGTCAATGAGAGAACTGTTTACAATAATAGTAGATGGAGAATAAAGGGAAGATGTATTTGTGCTACTTCCCCGAAAGGGAGAGAATTTTCCCATTCATTTGGTTCTGATGATGCTGAAGCAGTTCTCAGCTTGTTGAGTGAGGAGGCAGATAAGGATGCTATTGGTAGCAAATGTAAGAATGCATCTTCATCAAAAAGAGTGGAAgttgagaagaaaagaaaaaatctgAGCAGAGAGAGACATTTTAGTTCAAGTGAGAAAGTAGAAACAGAGAAAAATGGAAATTTGAAGCGACATGAATCATCCACCATAGACTTGAGAAGAGAATATGGAAAAGCcaacaaagaaagggaagcctTTGCAAAAAGTGAAAACCATAGGAAACGAAGAGATGCATCTAGTTGTTCATCTTATTACTCTCTCTCATCAGGAGATTTTGGGAGTGAGCTGGAAGTTCAGGATGAGATTGGTTTGGAAGAGTCGTCACTGGAATATGAGAAGGATGAAGCGAATCATCTGGAGGAACAAGTAAAGGAAGAATTCAACAGGCAAGGGGATGACTCAAAGAAGCTGCAGGCTGTTTCAAATAAGCGAAGAATTGCATTTGGTGTGGATATTGATTGGAACCTAAGGAACAAGTCTGAAAAGAAGCTGACTGAGGGAACTCTGCAAAACACTGAATCCACAAGAGAACAACAGGACATGCATTCAAGAGAATTTAGAACACTTGAATCTGGTCATAAAAAATCATCTATTTCACAAAAGCGAGTCAATATTGAGGATGATAAATCATCTTGTGTTGTCAATTTGGATAAGAAAACTAACAAAGCATATATTCAAACTGAGTCTGGTTGTGATGAAGTTGAGACAATTTTGTTATCACAAAAGGAATTCAGTGGCAGGGAAGGGAAGCTTGAGATATCAGAAACAATTTTGAACGAAACAACTGATAAACATAAAAAGTTTGTTAGTTCAACTTCTACCACAGGAAAGCAAACTTTGACATCAAAGAAGGTATTCAGTGGCAGGGAAGGGAACCTTGCAATATCAGAAACACTTTTACAAGAAACAAatgataaacataaaaaaattgttggttcTACTTCTACCACTGGAAAGAATGTGATAGATAGAAGTTCCCAGAAATATACtggaaatttaaaaattgaagacaCTGAAAGGACCTCAAATACTAGGATGAAGGACATGGAAGTGAAAAAAGATTCAGTTTTGAGTTCTGTTCAGGGAGTGGAGGAGCAGCAATACCAAAAAGGAGAGAAGATCATTAAGGTGAAGgataaagagagaagaaaaaaatctgaACAATTTTCTGAAGTATCAGAAGCTCACAAGATCAATGTTGAAGATACATCTAGCATAAAGTCTAGAACTAGATTAAtgaacatggaagaaaaatcgAACATAAGCTCAGATGCAAGGGTTACGTGGCTCCAAACAGATAAAAGGACAACTCAGAGTTTCCAACACAGGAAAGGATCTGAACTTGTCAGCACTTTATCAGAAGGCTATGCCAGTGATGAAAAGCAAGTTTCAAGTTCTCAAAAAGCTTATGAGAAGGTGAGATTAATTCCAAAAAGTAAATCAACATCAGTTGTTAGAACTAGAGAAAGTTCTAGCCAAACTGATGAAAGgattgcaaattttgaattggccAGAGACGACCAAAGATCTAGCAACCTTTCAATTTCTGATGAAACTACCTCAAGAGAGGAATCCAGCTCCCAGGGatcattgaatttgatttctgGGGCTGGAAAACATATTATATTAGCATCAGGTGAAAAAAGGAGGCCTGCAACAATGTTGATCCCTTCCTCTTCTGAAATTGGTGGAGACTCAGCACATGTTGAACTCACTGCAGGAATTGCAAGCCCTGAGATCTTCCTTGGAACTTCAGAAAGTGGCTCTTCTGCTTTGTATGACAATTCAGGAAGAAGGTCTGCTTTGCATCCAGATGCTATTGATTCAGCTGATCGTTTAGAGAAGTCATCTAGACAGTTTGTTGATGAGTTTGCTGAGAGGATCAGGCATGAAGTAACGACTTCAGAAGCACAAGAGATGGAAGTTACAGGAACaaaattgaatcttgaagttgggGGTGATCAGATCTACAGCTCAAGGCAACAAGGCACTCAAAATGGTGCTCAGTCAAAGGAGCATGATTCTAGTCGTTCCTCTGGGTTTCCTGGGACCAAAGGACCTTCTGATGAGATGTGGGATGTCACAGAACCATCTGCTGAGCAAGTTCTAGTAGCCAAAGAAACAGAGATCAGCAAGGAAACTGGGAAAGCAGTTGTTACTAGAACTGGGAGGTCCTTATGGGGTATGATTGCTGATATTGTTCGATTACGTTGGGGTTCACGTGCTGGTTCCTCCACTTCTGCTGAGAGAAATTCACCAAACAAGTCTGACAGTGACACATGGTTTTCTGGGCAGGAGCATGAGGAAACCACTAAAACTAATGTCATAAAAGAAACAAGTGTACCACCACAAGCCATGACTTTTGATAAGTTAAAACCGGGTAAACATTATACCCAAAGTGAGGGAGAGGTGTCCGACAATACAAAACTGAAGGACAAAGGAAAAAATGTTGAAGTTGGATTGTCATCCCCAAATACATTGGAAAGTGGATCAATGTTAGTAGGCGTATCTTACACTTCTGGAGAGGAAAATGCTAGTTGGactgaagataaaaaaaatttgaaagtcAATACTTCTGGCACTCAAAACATGGAATTACCAATTTCAGTACCTGCCAGAGGGCCTTCTATTGTTGGAGAAATTATAAGCATTGGTGGATCTGACATGTCTGGAGCTGAATCAGTGGTTCCAATCAAGGAATCTGTTGCTCCTGGGCAGTCTGAATTGTCCGGCTCAGAGAGAAAGGATGGAGAGTTGAAGCAAAGGAAGTTTCAACGGAACAGGCAAGTCTTAAGAGATAGGTTTGATGACTGGGAAGAAGCCTATCAACGTGAACTTGAGCAGCGAAGAGTAGATGAAATGTTCATGAAGGAAGCACTTTTGGAAGCCAAGAAGGCTGCTGATACATGGGAGGTACCTGTTGGAGCTGTTCTTGTGCAGCATGGGAAAATTATTGCCCGAGGCTGCAACTT AGTAGAAGAGTTACGGGACTCCACTGCCCATGCAGAGATGATTTGTATACGAGAAGCTTCAAACCTTCTCCGATCATGGAGACTATCA GACACTACACTTTATGTAACGCTTGAGCCATGTCCAATGTGTGCTGGTGCTATCCTGCAGGCAAGAGTAGACACTGTTGTGTGGGGTGCTCCCAATAAGCTTCTTGGAGCTGATGGTAGCTGGATTAG aattttccCTGATGGAGGAGAAAATGTATCAGAACAAAGAGATATACCTCCTGCCCCAGTTCATCCATTCCatccaaacatgaaaataagaaGAGGGGTCTTGGCCACTGAGTGTGCGGATGCAATGCAACAATTCTTTCagctaagaaggaaaaagaagaaagaggaacCGTCAAATGACCCTTCTTGCCTTCCTGTTACTCACCACCCCTCCAAGTTACTCAACAAGATACATGACGTCTTCCACATCATGTTTTGTTTGTAA